One segment of Belonocnema kinseyi isolate 2016_QV_RU_SX_M_011 chromosome 7, B_treatae_v1, whole genome shotgun sequence DNA contains the following:
- the LOC117177035 gene encoding single-stranded DNA-binding protein-like, with product MACALFGLLAICFFETVSAVFHNPMISAAFKTFKEEVKSIRSGVGQPCLDLVNAALNEGVNRDNLNTCLIDYENFDTTHVIKECEKCLKKAERYDNMQTAQQCTTDGIQTITADLRVVRTLVTTCINTLVRYHRRAVARRTRRAGHQGENQGGHQDEHQGGHQVEHQVNHQGGYHGGYHGEYQGGYQGGYQGGYQGGHQGWK from the exons ATGGCGTGTGCGCTCTTCGGTTTATTGGCAATCTGTTTCTTCGAA acaGTCTCCGCAGTGTTCCATAATCCGATGATAAGCGctgcatttaaaacatttaaagaagaAGTAAAGAGCATTCGTTCTGGAGTAGGCCAACCTTGTCTT GATCTAGTAAATGCTGCGCTTAATGAAGGAGTAAACAGAGATAACTTGAACACTTGTTTAATAGATTACGAGAATTTCGATACTACTCATGTAATCAAGGAATgcgaaaagtgtttaaaaaaagccGAAAGATATGACAATATGCAG ACTGCACAACAGTGTACTACGGACGGTATACAAACAATAACAGCAGATTTAAGAGTCGTTCGTACTCTAGTAACAACATGCATCAATACTCTCGTTCGTTATCATAGACGGGCTGTAGCAAGAAGAACTCGAAGAGCAGGGCACCAAGGTGAGAACCAAGGTGGACACCAAGATGAGCACCAAGGTGGACACCAAGTTGAGCACCAAGTTAATCACCAAGGTGGATACCACGGTGGATACCACGGTGAATACCAAGGTGGATACCAAGGTGGATACCAAGGTGGATACCAAGGTGGACACCAAGGttggaaataa